Proteins encoded by one window of Cydia splendana chromosome 14, ilCydSple1.2, whole genome shotgun sequence:
- the LOC134796710 gene encoding uncharacterized protein LOC134796710, translated as MGSKSFLMANRTLTATKIFPSGISSRKLSGSPWTQERIIKSPLKPIEVPNVTVYEYLWQNLEKWSEKTMAVCGSTGRDYTYSQGFKLSSTFAANLRGKLRVRDGDAVAVMLPNVPDYPLVALGILGAGAVITSINPIYTAHEVQRQLLLSGAKIIVTLAETVDVVKNALKMAKLDLPIIVVKTDSTATPDYTIVFNDLSEDVHADLSCLKGVKRTAKDVCFLPYSSGTTGVPKGVELTNANLVANMEQLNDPLTRAYNDTTATHQDTVMAVLPFFHIYGAEVIMFHKLSQGTKLVTLPKFEPQVFLKALENYKANILFAAPPIILMMTSHPAGSSKTFQNLEIIVNGAAPLAASDAERFIEKAKRKMDLRQGYGLTETSPVVTMTPKGLENFSCVGLPLPNTDLMIVDQNLQCLGPNEKGELLVRGPQVMKGYKDNDKANSESFTEDGWFRTGDLAVADEQGIVTIADRLKELIKVKGFQVPPAELEAVLRDHPSVADAAVIGVPHKTNGEEPKAFIVLKKGHEVLPTDICGFVKERVASYKRINDVKFVDSLPKSATGKILRRELKEKYT; from the exons ATGGGGTCGAAATCTTTCCTCATGGCAAATCGGACTCTTACCGCAACTAAAATTTTTCCCTCCGGCATAAGTTCGAGAAAACTCAGCGGAAGCCCGTGGACACAGGAACGCATTATAAAGTCGCCTTTGAAACCCATAGAAGTGCCAAATGTTACTGTATATGAGTATTTGTGGCAGAATTTGGAGAAATGGTCGGAAAAAACAATGGCG GTGTGCGGCTCTACAGGGCGAGACTACACGTACTCACAGGGCTTCAAGCTATCTTCCACCTTCGCGGCGAACCTGCGCGGCAAGCTGCGCGTGCGCGACGGTGACGCCGTGGCCGTCATGCTGCCCAACGTGCCTGACTATCCCCTCGTGGCCTTGGGAATACTGGGCGCTGGTGCTGTCATTACCAGTATCAACCCTATTTATACAGCCC ATGAAGTCCAGCGACAACTGCTACTTTCCGGCGCCAAAATCATAGTCACATTAGCGGAAACAGTAGACGTAGTGAAGAATGCTTTAAAAATGGCCAAATTAGATTTACCTATCATTGTAGTAAAGACTGACAGTACTGCAACGCCAGATTACACTATAGTTTTCAATGACCTAAGTGAAGATGTCCATGCGGATTTATCATGCTTGAAAGGAGTGAAAAGGACAGCTAAAGACGTATGTTTTCTGCCATATTCTAGTGGTACTACGGGAGTACCTAAAGGAGTAGAGCTGACGAATGCCAATTTAGTGGCCAATATGGAGCAACTTAATGACCCTCTAACAAGGGCGTATAATGATACAACAG CGACGCATCAGGACACTGTGATGGCTGTACTTCCATTCTTCCACATCTACGGGGCGGAGGTGATAATGTTCCATAAGCTTTCCCAGGGCACCAAGTTGGTGACTCTGCCTAAGTTTGAGCCTCAAGTGTTTCTTAAGGCTTTGGAAAACTACAAGGCGAATATCTTGTTTGCAGCTCCTCctataa TATTGATGATGACTTCGCATCCAGCCGGGTCTTCAAAGACATTCCAAAACCTGGAGATAATCGTCAACGGAGCGGCGCCACTAGCAGCCTCTGATGCAGAAAGGTTCATTGAGAAAGCCAAG AGAAAAATGGATCTCAGACAAGGTTATGGACTCACAGAGACATCACCCGTGGTCACGATGACCCCTAAGGGTCTGGAAAACTTTTCCTGCGTAGGGCTTCCTCTTCCTAACACGGACCTTATGATCGTGGATCAGAATCTTCAGTGTCTGGGCCCAAACGAG AAAGGTGAGCTCCTAGTTCGAGGTCCTCAAGTGATGAAGGGCTACAAAGACAACGACAAAGCCAATAGCGAGTCATTCACCGAAGACGGATGGTTCAGAACCGGGGATCTGGCGGTTGCCGACGAGCAAGGAATAGTTACCATTGCTGACAGATTGAAGGAACTCATTAAG GTTAAAGGTTTCCAAGTACCCCCAGCGGAGCTAGAAGCAGTCCTACGGGACCACCCATCCGTCGCCGACGCTGCCGTCATCGGGGTTCCGCACAAAACGAACGGGGAAGAACCAAAAGCCTTTATCGTCCTTAAGAAAGGACATGAAGTCCTTCCTACAGACATCTGCGGCTTTGTGAAGGAGAGAGTAGCTTCATATAAAAGGATTAATGATGTTAAGTTTGTGGATAGTTTGCCGAAAAGTGCTACAGGGAAAATATTGAGGAGAGAATTGAAGGAGAAATATACGtga